One region of Mucilaginibacter gotjawali genomic DNA includes:
- a CDS encoding 1-deoxy-D-xylulose-5-phosphate reductoisomerase, with amino-acid sequence MTNNTTIKQYDNKKVIAILGSTGSIGTQTLDVIRENTDLFGVFLLTANSNADLLIKQALEFAPEYAIICDKTKYKYVKDALINTNVKVLAGIEAINDTVTHPDIDIVLTAMVGFAGLEPTIAAIKAGKDIALANKETLVVAGELVTGLAKKHSVKILPVDSEHSAIFQCLAGEQASTVEKIILTASGGPFRGKSHDFLNNVSRADALKHPNWVMGAKITIDSASLMNKGLEVIEAKWLFNIDADQIDVIVHPQSIIHSMVQFHDGAIMAQMGLPDMKLPIQYALSYPTRLKNNFKRFDFINYSELTFEKPDLETFRNLALAFAALKKGGNMPCIINAANEIAVAGFLGETISFLGMSEVIEQCMQQINFVARPVLEDYLNTDKETRIFAQNLIKKMPLKGTTVLT; translated from the coding sequence TTGACAAACAATACAACAATAAAACAATACGACAATAAAAAGGTAATAGCCATATTAGGCAGCACCGGAAGTATCGGGACACAAACTCTAGATGTGATTAGGGAGAATACGGACTTATTTGGCGTTTTCTTGCTTACAGCCAATTCCAATGCCGACCTGCTGATTAAACAGGCGCTTGAGTTTGCGCCGGAGTATGCGATCATTTGCGATAAAACAAAATACAAGTACGTAAAGGACGCTTTAATTAATACAAACGTAAAAGTATTGGCAGGCATCGAAGCCATTAATGACACCGTAACCCATCCTGATATTGATATTGTATTAACCGCAATGGTTGGTTTTGCTGGCCTGGAGCCCACCATAGCTGCGATTAAAGCCGGCAAAGACATCGCGTTAGCAAATAAGGAAACCCTGGTGGTTGCCGGCGAACTGGTAACCGGGCTGGCTAAAAAACATAGCGTTAAGATATTACCGGTTGATTCGGAGCATTCCGCGATATTTCAATGTCTTGCCGGAGAACAGGCAAGCACTGTTGAAAAGATCATCCTGACAGCTTCCGGAGGGCCTTTCAGGGGTAAGTCCCATGACTTTTTAAATAATGTATCAAGGGCCGATGCACTAAAACATCCTAATTGGGTAATGGGGGCAAAAATCACTATTGATTCAGCTTCATTAATGAACAAGGGGCTGGAAGTTATTGAAGCTAAGTGGTTGTTTAATATTGATGCAGATCAGATCGATGTAATCGTTCATCCGCAGTCGATCATTCATTCCATGGTACAATTTCACGATGGTGCTATCATGGCCCAGATGGGCTTACCAGATATGAAATTGCCGATCCAGTACGCACTCTCCTATCCAACAAGATTAAAAAACAATTTTAAACGTTTCGACTTTATTAATTATAGTGAACTCACATTTGAGAAACCCGATCTTGAAACTTTCCGTAATTTAGCTTTAGCGTTTGCTGCATTAAAGAAGGGCGGCAATATGCCCTGCATTATTAACGCTGCAAACGAAATAGCGGTAGCCGGTTTTTTAGGTGAAACGATCAGTTTTTTAGGCATGAGCGAAGTTATTGAACAATGCATGCAACAAATTAACTTCGTGGCACGACCTGTTTTGGAAGACTATTTGAATACTGATAAAGAAACACGCATCTTTGCACAAAATTTAATAAAAAAAATGCCGTTAAAGGGCACAACAGTTTTAACATAA
- a CDS encoding four helix bundle protein, with the protein MEKKFLQLNDLTSYNSGFSFANKVWDIVIKWDYFARDTIGKQFVNAADSISANIAEGFGRYHKKDKIKFYYYSLGSVKECTDWLNKAKIRNLVSEQLFAELNELMEKLPRDIHQLIKFTDDHLKI; encoded by the coding sequence ATGGAAAAGAAATTTCTACAATTAAACGATCTGACTTCCTATAACTCTGGTTTTTCATTTGCAAATAAAGTTTGGGATATTGTAATAAAATGGGATTACTTTGCCAGAGATACTATTGGTAAACAATTTGTAAACGCTGCTGATTCTATTTCTGCAAATATTGCTGAAGGATTTGGCCGGTATCATAAAAAAGATAAGATTAAATTTTACTATTACAGTTTAGGATCAGTTAAGGAATGCACCGATTGGCTTAATAAAGCAAAAATTAGAAATTTGGTTTCAGAACAACTCTTTGCGGAGCTAAATGAGCTGATGGAAAAATTGCCGAGAGATATTCATCAATTAATTAAGTTTACTGATGACCACCTGAAGATATAG
- a CDS encoding GH3 auxin-responsive promoter family protein, whose protein sequence is MGLKAALSKPFAALINRRLNKLRFNAVELQQKTFEYLVTQAKITEFGKAHQFASIKSYEDFKKNVPVHDYEDLRPYIDRVTRGEPNVLWPGKPEYLAKTSGTTSGVKYIPISKESMPEHIKAARNALLSYIYETGKADFVDGKMIFLQGSPVLEKKAGISVGRLSGIVAHHVPGYLQKNRLPSYEVNCMDDWEQKVDAIVAETRNEDMRLISGIPPWCQMYFDRLSAVCGDKKIKDIFPNFKLYVHGGVNYEPYRGRMEESIGFGIDTIETYPASEGFIAFQDRQKEKGLLLMVDSGIFYEFIPADEFFNENPTRISLKDIELDRNYALILNTSAGLWGYSLGDTVKFVSKNPYKIVVSGRIKHYISAFGEHVIGEEVEQALMGVANEEGVDVIEFTVAPQVNPPKGELPYHEWFIEFGKAPDNLVVFASKVDKALQKKNIYYFDLIEGNILQPLVIQSLKKDTFINYMRSQGKLGGQNKVPRLANDRKIAEELKEYIV, encoded by the coding sequence ATGGGACTAAAAGCTGCACTCAGCAAACCTTTTGCCGCGCTTATCAATCGCCGGTTAAACAAACTTCGCTTTAATGCCGTCGAACTACAGCAAAAAACGTTTGAGTACCTGGTTACACAGGCAAAAATAACCGAATTTGGCAAAGCCCATCAGTTTGCATCTATCAAAAGTTACGAGGATTTTAAAAAAAACGTGCCCGTACATGACTATGAAGATCTTCGCCCCTACATTGACCGCGTAACCAGGGGCGAACCCAATGTGCTTTGGCCCGGCAAGCCTGAATACCTTGCAAAAACTTCAGGCACTACATCAGGCGTAAAATATATCCCCATCTCCAAAGAAAGCATGCCCGAGCATATTAAAGCTGCGCGTAATGCTTTGCTGAGCTATATTTACGAAACAGGTAAAGCGGATTTTGTTGACGGTAAAATGATCTTCCTGCAGGGCAGCCCTGTATTGGAGAAGAAAGCAGGCATCTCTGTTGGTCGCTTATCAGGCATAGTGGCGCACCATGTACCCGGCTACCTGCAAAAAAACCGCCTGCCCAGTTACGAAGTAAATTGTATGGACGACTGGGAGCAAAAGGTTGATGCCATTGTGGCTGAAACAAGAAATGAGGACATGCGCCTCATCTCGGGGATCCCGCCCTGGTGCCAGATGTATTTCGACCGGCTCTCTGCCGTTTGCGGCGACAAAAAGATCAAAGACATTTTCCCAAATTTCAAACTGTACGTACATGGCGGCGTAAATTATGAGCCCTACCGCGGCCGGATGGAAGAAAGTATAGGCTTCGGCATAGATACGATAGAAACCTACCCGGCATCCGAAGGTTTTATTGCTTTCCAGGACAGGCAAAAGGAAAAAGGCTTATTGCTGATGGTGGATTCAGGCATATTTTATGAATTTATCCCGGCCGATGAATTCTTTAATGAAAATCCCACCCGAATCAGCCTGAAAGATATTGAACTTGACAGAAATTACGCATTAATATTAAACACCAGCGCCGGGTTGTGGGGTTATAGTTTGGGAGATACGGTTAAGTTCGTTTCCAAAAACCCTTATAAAATTGTGGTGAGCGGGCGCATCAAACATTACATCTCAGCATTTGGCGAGCATGTCATCGGCGAAGAGGTAGAACAGGCGTTAATGGGCGTTGCTAACGAAGAGGGAGTGGATGTGATTGAATTTACCGTTGCCCCGCAGGTTAACCCGCCAAAAGGAGAATTACCCTATCACGAGTGGTTTATAGAGTTTGGCAAGGCCCCTGATAACCTGGTAGTATTTGCTTCAAAGGTGGACAAAGCCCTACAAAAGAAAAATATTTATTATTTTGACCTGATAGAGGGTAACATTTTGCAACCTTTGGTTATCCAAAGCCTGAAAAAGGATACCTTTATCAATTATATGCGTTCGCAGGGAAAACTGGGCGGGCAGAATAAGGTGCCCAGGTTAGCGAATGACAGGAAAATAGCGGAAGAATTAAAGGAATATATTGTTTGA
- a CDS encoding glycosyltransferase, which translates to MFFSIIIPLYNRPQEIKELLETLTQQTYKQFEVLVIEDGSIEDAGEIVKSFSDQLNIKYFVKKNEGQGFTRNFGFERAKGDYFVIFDSDCLIPEDYLQIVNDSLAKNYLDAYGGPDDSHHSFTPIQKAISYAMTSPFTTGGTRGSKKSIGQFHPRSFNMGISRQVWEKAGGFIITRLGEDIEYSIRIHSQGFKIGLIPEAKVYHKRRTNFLKFYKQLHFFGRARINVYKFFPKGLKLVHFFPAAFTLFLAFTIVANIVYRPLGLLSNLILACYILLVFFHAWWKNKSIKIAFLSIIASFTLLIAYGFGFMQDFCKRVILKIS; encoded by the coding sequence ATGTTTTTTTCCATCATCATCCCTCTATACAACCGCCCGCAGGAGATCAAAGAACTGCTGGAAACACTTACCCAACAAACCTATAAGCAGTTTGAGGTTTTGGTAATTGAGGATGGTTCAATTGAGGATGCCGGGGAAATTGTAAAAAGCTTTTCGGATCAGCTGAACATTAAGTATTTTGTAAAGAAGAACGAGGGCCAGGGCTTTACCCGGAATTTTGGTTTTGAACGGGCTAAGGGCGACTATTTTGTAATTTTTGACTCAGATTGCCTGATCCCCGAAGACTACCTGCAAATTGTAAACGATTCACTGGCAAAAAACTACCTGGATGCCTACGGCGGCCCCGATGATTCACATCATTCCTTTACCCCAATCCAAAAAGCTATCAGTTATGCCATGACCTCCCCTTTTACCACCGGCGGTACCCGCGGCAGTAAAAAAAGCATAGGGCAATTCCATCCACGTAGCTTTAATATGGGCATATCCCGGCAGGTTTGGGAAAAGGCAGGCGGTTTTATCATTACCCGCCTTGGCGAGGATATTGAATACAGCATCCGCATTCATTCACAGGGCTTTAAGATCGGACTGATCCCTGAAGCGAAAGTTTACCATAAACGCCGTACTAACTTTTTAAAATTCTATAAACAACTGCATTTTTTTGGCAGGGCCAGGATCAACGTTTACAAATTTTTCCCGAAGGGCTTAAAACTGGTTCATTTTTTTCCCGCGGCATTTACCCTTTTCCTCGCTTTTACAATAGTGGCTAACATTGTTTACCGCCCTTTAGGGCTGCTAAGTAACCTTATATTAGCCTGTTATATTTTGTTAGTATTTTTTCATGCCTGGTGGAAAAATAAATCAATTAAAATCGCATTTTTGAGTATCATCGCTTCATTTACCTTATTGATTGCCTACGGATTTGGATTTATGCAGGATTTTTGCAAGCGGGTAATATTAAAAATATCATAA
- a CDS encoding glycosyltransferase family 2 protein, producing MDISVVVPLYDEIESLPELTSWISGVMDNNRFTYEIILVDDGSSDGSWEMIRKLHKNNPFIKGIKFRRNYGKSAALNVGFEAAEGEVVITMDADLQDSPDEIPELYRRITEEKYDLISGWKAKRHDPLSKTIPTKIYNAATRRMSGIHNLHDFNCGLKAYRKAVVKNIEVYGEMHRYIPVIAKWAGFVKIGEQIVEHRPRKYGKTKFGISRFINGLLDLMSIFFVGKFGKRPMHFFGTMGTLSFLAGTVMVCWIIWDKLYAIAHGIKVTRDVTAQPLFYLALVAIILGSQLFLTGFVAELVSRSAPERNKYQVEEVI from the coding sequence ATGGACATATCAGTTGTAGTACCGCTTTACGATGAAATAGAATCGTTACCCGAGCTTACCTCATGGATAAGTGGCGTGATGGATAATAACCGTTTTACCTATGAGATCATCCTGGTTGACGATGGCAGCAGCGATGGCTCCTGGGAAATGATCCGCAAGTTGCATAAAAACAATCCCTTTATAAAAGGCATCAAATTCAGGCGCAACTACGGTAAATCAGCTGCTTTAAATGTTGGGTTTGAAGCTGCCGAAGGCGAGGTAGTGATTACCATGGACGCCGACCTCCAGGACAGCCCCGATGAGATCCCTGAACTTTACAGGCGTATTACTGAAGAAAAATATGATTTAATTTCAGGCTGGAAAGCAAAACGGCACGATCCTTTAAGCAAAACTATCCCCACAAAAATATACAACGCAGCCACCCGCCGCATGAGCGGCATCCATAACCTGCACGATTTTAACTGCGGGCTGAAAGCCTATCGCAAGGCGGTGGTGAAGAATATTGAGGTTTACGGCGAAATGCACCGTTATATCCCGGTAATAGCCAAATGGGCCGGTTTTGTGAAAATAGGCGAACAGATAGTTGAGCACCGGCCGCGTAAATATGGTAAAACCAAATTCGGCATCAGCCGCTTCATCAACGGGCTGCTTGATTTAATGTCGATATTTTTTGTCGGCAAATTCGGCAAACGCCCGATGCACTTTTTTGGTACTATGGGTACCTTAAGCTTTTTAGCAGGAACGGTAATGGTATGCTGGATCATCTGGGATAAATTATACGCCATAGCACATGGCATAAAAGTTACGCGTGATGTAACTGCACAGCCCTTATTCTATTTAGCCCTGGTGGCTATTATATTAGGCTCGCAGCTATTTTTAACCGGTTTTGTTGCCGAACTGGTTTCACGCAGCGCGCCCGAAAGAAACAAGTACCAGGTGGAAGAGGTGATTTAA
- a CDS encoding M1 family metallopeptidase translates to MKFFKVSLSLFLCAGIFTANAQTDQAPTKYDQHKVFSPLFYPGNGNEFREASGTPGPKYWQNRADYKLNVTLDTAKHQVSGTARITYTNNSPDPLGFLWLQVEQNIYREDSRGEATSPVEGGRFNNKVFTDGDQIKGVYVIKNGKAEKVDYVITDTRMQIKLNDTLRAGGSKIDLKIDYAFDVPEYGTDRMGRKLYKNGWVYEIAQWYPRMEVYDDVTGWNVIPYMGASEFYLEYGNFDYTVTAPASMVVVGSGELLNPAEVLTPKMIGRLAVAKGSDKTVMIKDSVDLASKDSYPAKASLTWHFFCKNSRDVSWAASKAFLWDAARINLPSGKKALAQSVYPIESKGEKAWSRSTEYVKGAIELYSTEWYEYTYPVATNVGGIVGGMEYPGIVFCSSESQTGGLWEVTNHEFGHNWFPMIVGSNERKYAWMDEGFNTFINKVDTKVFNKGEYYDPQDAQKLAQAMFSPDADPIMSTPDVIQPNYLGFAAYEKPAMGLTILREQILGEERFDYAFRTYIKRWAFKHPTPWDFFHSMDNAAGEDLSWFWNEWFLTTSKLDQSLKAIDYVGNDPSKGALITIENLEGMALPVTIFVQEDNGKTGTVKLPAEIWQRGGTWTFAYKSTSKITYATIDPDHVLPDVNPDNNSLAGSPMPKGITAAAVVKTYIDAIGGEERIKDIKDLTTNSEGVIQGFHILRVNKYKTPGKFLQDVTVPAFNNFNAAHIVIMGDSVSLQLNGRKSPLSSKSEKGAVMARYKLFPELDFNKPGYTLQLDSAIKVINGQLAYLITVTNPDGIRVKYYYDQKTGLKVKQFTDVVNSTRMEFKDYRNINTGVKIPFDETSSINGEPIDYKLSSATANTGLGDDIFK, encoded by the coding sequence ATGAAATTTTTTAAAGTAAGCCTGTCACTTTTTTTATGCGCAGGTATTTTTACAGCAAATGCGCAAACTGACCAGGCGCCAACTAAATATGATCAGCACAAAGTATTTTCCCCTTTGTTTTACCCGGGTAATGGCAACGAGTTTAGAGAAGCTTCGGGCACCCCTGGGCCCAAATACTGGCAAAACCGTGCAGATTACAAACTAAACGTCACCCTGGATACCGCCAAACACCAGGTGAGCGGCACGGCACGGATTACTTATACCAATAACAGCCCCGACCCGCTGGGTTTTTTATGGCTGCAGGTAGAGCAAAATATTTATCGTGAAGATTCGCGCGGAGAAGCTACCAGCCCCGTTGAAGGTGGCCGCTTTAATAACAAAGTGTTTACCGACGGCGACCAGATCAAAGGCGTTTATGTGATCAAAAATGGTAAAGCTGAAAAAGTAGATTATGTAATTACGGATACCCGTATGCAGATCAAGCTAAATGACACGCTGCGTGCCGGTGGCAGCAAAATCGACCTGAAAATTGATTATGCTTTTGATGTACCGGAATATGGTACCGACCGCATGGGCCGCAAGCTCTATAAAAATGGCTGGGTGTATGAAATTGCCCAGTGGTACCCGCGTATGGAAGTTTATGACGATGTTACCGGCTGGAATGTGATCCCTTATATGGGCGCATCGGAGTTTTACCTGGAGTATGGTAATTTTGACTATACCGTAACTGCACCCGCCAGTATGGTGGTGGTAGGTTCAGGTGAATTACTTAACCCTGCTGAAGTTTTAACGCCAAAAATGATTGGCCGCCTGGCTGTTGCAAAGGGCAGCGACAAAACGGTAATGATAAAGGATTCCGTTGATTTGGCCAGCAAAGATTCATATCCTGCAAAAGCGAGCCTTACCTGGCATTTTTTCTGTAAAAACTCCCGCGATGTTAGCTGGGCCGCTTCGAAAGCATTTTTATGGGATGCCGCCAGGATCAACCTGCCAAGCGGGAAAAAAGCGTTGGCGCAATCAGTTTACCCTATTGAAAGCAAAGGCGAAAAAGCCTGGAGCCGGTCTACCGAATATGTAAAAGGCGCTATTGAATTATATTCAACCGAATGGTACGAATATACTTACCCGGTGGCAACCAACGTTGGCGGCATCGTTGGCGGTATGGAATACCCCGGTATTGTTTTTTGTTCGTCTGAGAGCCAGACAGGCGGGTTGTGGGAAGTAACCAACCACGAATTTGGCCATAACTGGTTCCCGATGATTGTTGGGTCGAACGAACGCAAATATGCGTGGATGGATGAAGGTTTTAACACCTTTATTAATAAGGTTGATACTAAAGTGTTTAATAAAGGCGAATATTATGACCCGCAGGACGCGCAAAAATTAGCGCAGGCCATGTTTAGCCCTGACGCCGACCCGATAATGAGCACGCCTGACGTGATACAGCCTAACTACCTTGGTTTTGCCGCTTATGAAAAACCTGCAATGGGTTTAACCATTTTGCGTGAACAGATCTTAGGCGAAGAGCGTTTTGATTATGCATTCCGTACCTATATAAAACGCTGGGCATTTAAACATCCTACCCCATGGGACTTTTTCCACTCGATGGATAATGCCGCGGGCGAAGACCTGAGCTGGTTCTGGAACGAGTGGTTTTTGACTACATCGAAACTGGATCAGTCGTTAAAAGCGATTGATTATGTGGGCAATGATCCTTCAAAAGGGGCATTGATCACCATTGAAAATCTTGAAGGCATGGCATTGCCGGTAACCATTTTTGTACAGGAAGATAACGGCAAAACCGGGACAGTGAAACTGCCTGCAGAGATCTGGCAGCGCGGCGGCACCTGGACCTTTGCCTATAAATCAACTTCGAAAATAACTTATGCGACGATAGACCCGGATCATGTTTTACCGGATGTTAATCCTGATAACAATTCGCTGGCGGGAAGCCCGATGCCCAAAGGCATAACAGCGGCTGCGGTTGTTAAAACGTACATAGACGCTATCGGCGGCGAGGAAAGAATAAAAGATATTAAAGACCTCACAACAAATTCAGAAGGAGTGATCCAGGGATTTCATATCCTGAGGGTAAATAAATATAAAACCCCTGGCAAGTTTTTACAGGATGTAACTGTGCCTGCGTTCAATAACTTTAATGCGGCCCATATCGTTATCATGGGTGATAGCGTGTCGCTCCAGCTTAACGGCCGTAAATCGCCATTGAGCAGCAAGTCTGAAAAAGGCGCTGTTATGGCACGGTATAAACTTTTCCCCGAACTGGATTTTAACAAACCGGGCTATACCTTGCAGCTGGATTCAGCTATAAAAGTTATTAACGGGCAGTTAGCTTATCTTATAACAGTTACCAACCCCGATGGCATCAGGGTTAAATATTATTACGACCAGAAAACTGGATTAAAAGTAAAACAGTTTACTGACGTGGTGAACAGCACCCGGATGGAATTTAAAGATTACCGCAACATTAATACCGGTGTTAAAATACCATTTGATGAAACCAGCAGCATTAACGGCGAGCCGATTGATTATAAACTATCAAGCGCTACTGCGAATACTGGTTTAGGAGATGAT